In Chitinophagales bacterium, the genomic stretch TATCGATTCAAACCTGTTGATAGCTGCATTATAGAAATATGCCAACGATTTTTACAAAGTATAACCGATGCTAAGGTTAATCATTTATCTGGAAAAGATTTTTTTTAGTTCCTATAAAATAAAAATTGCCCTCCCGGAATGGAAAGGCAATCTCTTCCTGAAAAGGCATTAATTTTTGAATATCTTTTTTGTAATTATTGAGGTACTGCTTTGTATGGTGCAGAAATAAATACCACTACTTAACGAATTGTTATTGACCTGCACAGAATGCACCCCTTCATCAGCAACTTCGTTCACAATAGTTTGCAGTTTCTTACCTGAGACATCCCAGAGAGAAATAATAATATGATCCTTTTTTTGCAATGAAAAATTAATTGTAAAATCATTTGAGAATGGGTTTGGATATATTGTTCCCTCTTCCGGATTCGCTTCATTTAAATCCTCATAAGTTCTGCAGTTGTTTCCGCCTCCAGAAAAACTGTACCAGCCGGAATAAGAAGAAGTAGTTCCATCAGGGCACTTTGATCTTACTTTAAACTCATAGACGCTGCATGCACTTAGAGATACATTTATTGAATTAGTAGTAGCGGTATATGTTTGAGTGATGTTGGTTCCAATGTCCTTCACTTTAACAGTGTATTTGGTTGCCGACTCATCACTCCATGAAAGGTCTATGCTTCCCGGATTTAAGACCGTAGCATTAAGATTAACTGGTGTTGTGCATAGCGGCAGCGAGGTGCTTTTCATTGTTAAATTTAAAATAGTGGTAACGCCATTGGATAAATTCACCTTCTTAAAGGTCTTAGTGTAATAGCCACTTTTAGTAAAGGTTACGGTATATTTTCCGGCGACTGAGTAACCGGTTGCATAATTTCCCGAAAGGTCTGTATTATCAGTATTATCTGCTCCTGTAATTTGTACCGTTACGCCGTTTAAGGGTGAACCAGTGGCATAGTCTGTAACGATGCCCCGCAGATAGCATGCCGGTACATAAGTAGGTTTCAATACAAACAGACCCTGTTCAATATCCGAGGCAATTATATTTCCAGAAGCAAAAAACGGATAGGCATCCCAGCAACCATTATAGCCATTGCCTGAATAAGGGCTGGTATCATAATTCCCGACTTTAATTATGTTATCCGGTTGTGTTGCATCTGCGAGAATTACCCCATCGCGGTAATACGCAATTACCAGGTATTTGCCTTTAACACGCACATTATGTGCAATGCTGCTTGTACCTGGATTTGCCTGAAACTGGTCAAGTGGCTCAGAAATGTTAGATAGGTCACTTTCATCATAAGAAGTTACACTCGAATTGCTAACTTCATCAGTGGTAAATACATAACGGCTGTTATCTGTTGGCCAGCAATTATGGGTAAATGCTCCCGGCGTAGTTTGTTGAGCCAATACTTGAGGATTTGTTTTACTTGCAACATTTACTACTCTGAAATATCCATTATAAATCTGAGCTGCCCACATGGTATCGTTCTTTGCATAGCAGTCGTGAACATATCCCTGATTATACTGCCCTGCATATGTTGGGTTCATAGGATCTGTCTTTAGATCCAGGAAAACTACGCCGCCTGAACCCACGTTTGAACCATTAATGTATGCAAAGCCTTTTTCATCAATCCAGATACTATGACCGGTGCTCAAGCCCAGCGTTCCACCGGTATATTTTACTGAAGTAACTGTGTTGGGAAGATTAGCGAGGTCAACAATCAATAAGCCTCCGCCTGATTCATTTACGCAATAGGCGTAATGACTATAAACTTTTACTTCATGCCATTCTGATTTTTGGGTGGAAACAAGCTGAACCTGTTTAGGATGTGCAGGATCACCCAAATCCACGATGGAAAGCCCGGAGTAAGATCCAACGAGAGCATACTCA encodes the following:
- a CDS encoding choice-of-anchor B family protein; the protein is MSKNLLFFLLLITGFLPANTRAQLNVQQLGHLTYSENLAALWGYTDATGHEYALVGSYSGLSIVDLGDPAHPKQVQLVSTQKSEWHEVKVYSHYAYCVNESGGGLLIVDLANLPNTVTSVKYTGGTLGLSTGHSIWIDEKGFAYINGSNVGSGGVVFLDLKTDPMNPTYAGQYNQGYVHDCYAKNDTMWAAQIYNGYFRVVNVASKTNPQVLAQQTTPGAFTHNCWPTDNSRYVFTTDEVSNSSVTSYDESDLSNISEPLDQFQANPGTSSIAHNVRVKGKYLVIAYYRDGVILADATQPDNIIKVGNYDTSPYSGNGYNGCWDAYPFFASGNIIASDIEQGLFVLKPTYVPACYLRGIVTDYATGSPLNGVTVQITGADNTDNTDLSGNYATGYSVAGKYTVTFTKSGYYTKTFKKVNLSNGVTTILNLTMKSTSLPLCTTPVNLNATVLNPGSIDLSWSDESATKYTVKVKDIGTNITQTYTATTNSINVSLSACSVYEFKVRSKCPDGTTSSYSGWYSFSGGGNNCRTYEDLNEANPEEGTIYPNPFSNDFTINFSLQKKDHIIISLWDVSGKKLQTIVNEVADEGVHSVQVNNNSLSSGIYFCTIQSSTSIITKKIFKN